One part of the Candidatus Bathyarchaeota archaeon genome encodes these proteins:
- a CDS encoding 30S ribosomal protein S8e gives MSSQSHLRKRKLTGGKKRVYRSKKKYEAGGYPAETILGEPKRKVTRGLGGNMKVKALTDKYASVTDPATGSTQKSEIVRVVRNQANVDYNRRGVITKGAEIETALGLAKVTSRPGNDGIINAVLISKEKA, from the coding sequence ATGTCATCGCAAAGCCATTTACGCAAAAGAAAACTTACAGGCGGCAAAAAACGGGTTTACCGCAGCAAAAAGAAGTATGAAGCAGGCGGATACCCAGCTGAAACCATACTGGGCGAACCCAAACGTAAAGTCACCCGCGGCTTAGGCGGCAACATGAAAGTCAAGGCTCTAACTGACAAGTACGCCTCAGTAACTGACCCCGCAACCGGCTCCACCCAGAAAAGCGAAATCGTCCGCGTCGTGCGCAACCAAGCAAACGTGGATTATAACCGCCGAGGAGTCATCACGAAGGGCGCAGAAATCGAAACTGCCTTGGGCTTAGCAAAAGTTACCAGTCGACCAGGCAACGACGGCATCATAAACGCCGTGCTTATCAGCAAAGAAAAAGCCTAA
- a CDS encoding signal recognition particle protein Srp19 (binds to 7S RNA to mediate binding of the signal recognition particle protein Srp54), whose product MRKLSNQAIIWPVYFDASRTRKEGRRVPKNQSVVAPKILEVKEAADRLGLENEVRLDAHFPKMPWAKSGMLLVEKHEAKEAIIRKLAQKLVKIKNQQASELPKKR is encoded by the coding sequence ATGCGTAAACTCTCAAATCAAGCCATCATCTGGCCAGTCTACTTCGATGCATCTAGAACACGAAAGGAAGGGCGCCGCGTCCCCAAAAACCAATCGGTGGTGGCCCCAAAAATCTTGGAGGTTAAAGAAGCCGCGGATCGGCTGGGATTAGAGAATGAGGTGCGTTTGGACGCGCATTTTCCCAAGATGCCCTGGGCTAAAAGCGGGATGCTGCTGGTGGAGAAGCATGAAGCCAAAGAAGCCATAATTAGAAAGCTCGCTCAGAAACTGGTTAAAATCAAAAATCAGCAGGCATCTGAGTTGCCTAAGAAAAGATAA
- a CDS encoding chromosome segregation protein SMC, translated as MPYIKKIELKGFKSFGPQTVKVNLDKGFTAITGPNGSGKTNIMDAMLFSLGELSTRRLRAENSAKLIFHGSEKSGIDKAKMAKVVVQFDNTDGLMPVDTTTVTVSREVYRNGQSVYRLNGRRMSRTHITETLSMAAISSMSQNIIPQGTITRLTDLTAMERRKIIEDLIGIAQYDSEKTEAEEKLRAADISIRTAMGRIDEVQKRLDDLERERNQLLRYSFIQGETRKFQAIKISSDITAQNIKIAESTTQLGKVKERVDKLKEQRELRRGKRHEIEGDWRKLSGEGLEQGGSEVLKVQIKIGELKSKLTELSTKINSGQASLDSFSRVKENNVAQHENLQQEIRENRLKIRQYRSEHEKLGVQLAEKQSQHEALAKETSSLWEGLEGNNQQIHALNQQIGEHVRRLAYLRSEYKQDKAALRLCMGRIKSLTVRKEKFIASQAEIEKSLVELEQVQRDQKLQLKNLEQSVERKQLQKETVNREIEEAEKIASSAKDAVIEFATQRDLAATIAAEEKALRRIEEMGDVGAINGIQGRLRSLIKIDKNFKKAIDAAAEGWLDALVVKDIDVAFTCAETLRRMKLGRVKIIPLQGVVNPKNKPSPKREGVVGALAGFMKYDSGIELAINYVFGDTFVASNDKTAFALSNEGYRAVTVAGDLYEPGAFESGYYRAPLDFSTIIPSENALKSLDEAVKALQTHLTARGSDIVTIESELEQAKIEMTRLSEGIATLDRELVRIRRSVKRTQLNIHQIDKLGSKLEREAAAYKGRMGMYRNERNSIRAALKKIHTEIGELRLKTDVTHIQELEVQREKFGEEANTLRQQLGSLQTEINTYQSQFDRVLRVGYKNIKIQLSKMDQQQGKLAREVADATVERDALKVEVEELEKKRIELSNAVLSAREESKKFTSQIDVIDSELRLFDAEYEQADKLQNQLHFGLENTQLRLSQLQSQLHQYGYEQPLPTDPRQVQEAETTIRMMQFEMERIGAINQLAAQHYSDQISRYRELSVRLNELEREKQAIVSFMDEIEAKKRKVFMTAFEKINASLTVYFEKMTGGGSATLKLENPEEPFTGGIDMIVQFPNKPSIVVSGASGGERSISAVAFIFSLKEFSPASFYILDEVDAHLDAFHTTKLAETLLEEASKTQFIVISLRPEMVNKAQKVYGVYERNGISNVVTAKFPAEAPA; from the coding sequence ATGCCCTACATCAAAAAAATCGAGTTAAAAGGCTTTAAGTCTTTTGGACCCCAAACAGTCAAGGTTAACCTTGACAAGGGGTTCACAGCCATCACTGGACCCAACGGAAGCGGCAAAACCAACATCATGGACGCCATGCTTTTCTCGCTGGGTGAACTCAGCACACGCAGGCTCAGGGCAGAGAACTCTGCGAAGCTGATTTTCCACGGCTCCGAGAAATCAGGTATCGACAAAGCCAAGATGGCTAAGGTTGTAGTGCAATTCGATAATACCGACGGCTTAATGCCCGTGGACACCACGACCGTCACCGTCTCGCGGGAGGTCTACCGGAACGGGCAAAGCGTCTATCGCCTCAACGGCCGCCGCATGAGCCGCACCCACATCACTGAGACGCTATCTATGGCTGCAATTAGCAGCATGAGCCAAAACATTATTCCGCAGGGCACCATTACGCGGCTCACCGATTTAACCGCGATGGAACGCCGCAAAATCATCGAGGACCTCATCGGCATCGCCCAGTATGACTCCGAGAAAACCGAGGCAGAAGAAAAGCTGCGCGCCGCTGACATATCCATCCGTACCGCCATGGGCAGAATCGACGAAGTCCAAAAACGCCTCGACGACCTTGAACGCGAACGCAACCAGCTTCTACGCTACAGCTTCATTCAGGGCGAAACACGCAAGTTCCAAGCCATCAAAATCTCAAGTGACATCACCGCGCAGAACATCAAAATCGCGGAAAGCACAACGCAACTGGGGAAGGTTAAGGAGCGTGTGGATAAGCTTAAGGAGCAGCGGGAGCTGCGGCGGGGCAAACGCCATGAGATTGAGGGGGACTGGCGTAAGCTCAGCGGCGAGGGACTCGAGCAGGGCGGCTCCGAGGTGCTTAAGGTTCAGATTAAAATCGGCGAACTTAAATCTAAACTCACCGAACTCAGCACCAAAATCAATTCGGGGCAAGCTAGCCTTGACAGCTTTAGCCGCGTGAAAGAAAACAACGTGGCGCAGCATGAAAACCTGCAGCAGGAAATCCGCGAAAACCGCCTTAAAATCCGCCAGTACCGAAGTGAACACGAGAAACTTGGGGTGCAGCTTGCCGAGAAGCAGAGCCAGCATGAAGCCCTCGCGAAGGAGACCTCGTCGCTTTGGGAGGGATTGGAGGGTAACAACCAGCAAATTCACGCTTTAAACCAGCAGATTGGGGAGCATGTGCGGCGGCTGGCGTATCTGCGATCCGAGTACAAACAGGACAAGGCTGCTCTGCGGCTCTGTATGGGGCGAATAAAAAGTCTCACTGTACGCAAGGAGAAATTTATCGCCAGCCAAGCAGAAATCGAGAAGTCGCTTGTGGAGCTTGAGCAGGTTCAGCGGGACCAAAAGTTGCAGCTTAAAAACCTCGAGCAATCCGTCGAGCGTAAGCAACTTCAAAAAGAGACCGTTAACAGGGAAATCGAGGAAGCCGAGAAAATCGCCAGTTCCGCTAAAGATGCAGTAATCGAGTTTGCGACTCAACGTGACCTCGCAGCAACCATCGCTGCTGAAGAGAAAGCGCTAAGACGCATCGAAGAAATGGGCGATGTAGGCGCTATAAACGGCATCCAGGGCAGGCTGCGTAGTCTCATAAAAATTGATAAGAACTTCAAGAAAGCCATCGACGCCGCCGCCGAGGGCTGGCTTGATGCGTTAGTTGTCAAGGACATTGATGTGGCATTTACCTGCGCTGAGACGCTGCGCCGCATGAAGTTGGGCAGAGTTAAAATCATACCGCTGCAGGGCGTAGTGAACCCCAAGAATAAGCCATCGCCCAAACGGGAAGGCGTCGTAGGTGCCCTCGCGGGCTTCATGAAGTATGACAGCGGCATCGAATTGGCCATTAACTACGTTTTCGGCGACACATTCGTGGCGTCAAACGATAAAACCGCGTTTGCCCTCTCCAACGAAGGCTACCGCGCCGTCACCGTCGCCGGCGACCTCTATGAACCCGGCGCCTTCGAAAGCGGCTACTACCGTGCGCCCCTGGACTTCTCCACCATAATCCCCAGCGAAAACGCCCTCAAAAGCCTCGACGAAGCCGTAAAAGCCCTCCAGACCCATTTGACCGCGCGGGGCAGCGACATAGTAACCATCGAATCTGAGCTCGAGCAAGCTAAAATCGAGATGACCCGCCTATCCGAGGGCATCGCTACTCTTGACCGGGAACTCGTGCGTATCAGACGCAGCGTCAAGCGCACTCAGCTAAACATTCACCAAATCGATAAACTCGGCAGCAAACTTGAACGTGAAGCCGCAGCCTACAAAGGCCGCATGGGCATGTACCGCAACGAACGCAACAGCATCCGAGCCGCCCTCAAAAAAATCCACACCGAAATCGGGGAACTGCGCCTTAAAACCGATGTAACCCACATCCAGGAGCTTGAGGTGCAGCGTGAAAAGTTCGGTGAAGAAGCCAACACGCTACGTCAGCAACTCGGCAGCCTGCAAACCGAAATCAACACCTATCAATCCCAGTTTGACCGCGTGTTGCGTGTGGGCTACAAGAACATAAAGATTCAGCTATCCAAGATGGATCAGCAGCAGGGAAAACTTGCCAGGGAAGTTGCCGACGCAACCGTGGAACGCGACGCCCTCAAAGTGGAAGTTGAGGAACTTGAAAAGAAACGCATCGAACTGTCAAATGCTGTGCTATCGGCGCGGGAGGAATCCAAAAAGTTCACTTCCCAAATCGACGTCATCGACTCGGAGCTACGCCTGTTTGACGCGGAGTATGAGCAAGCAGATAAACTCCAGAACCAGCTGCATTTTGGCTTGGAGAACACACAGCTTCGGCTCTCGCAGCTTCAAAGCCAGCTTCACCAGTACGGCTACGAGCAGCCGCTGCCGACGGATCCGCGGCAGGTGCAGGAAGCCGAAACCACCATACGCATGATGCAGTTTGAGATGGAACGCATCGGCGCCATCAATCAGCTTGCCGCCCAGCACTACTCCGACCAAATCAGCCGCTACCGCGAGCTTTCAGTGCGCCTAAACGAGCTGGAACGGGAAAAGCAGGCTATCGTATCGTTTATGGATGAAATCGAAGCTAAGAAACGCAAGGTGTTCATGACTGCGTTTGAAAAAATCAACGCCAGCTTAACGGTGTACTTTGAAAAGATGACTGGCGGCGGCAGCGCCACGCTTAAACTGGAGAACCCCGAGGAGCCCTTCACGGGAGGCATCGACATGATTGTGCAGTTCCCCAACAAGCCCAGCATCGTCGTCAGCGGAGCCAGCGGCGGCGAACGATCGATTTCTGCGGTGGCATTTATTTTCTCGCTTAAAGAGTTCTCGCCTGCATCCTTCTACATCCTCGACGAGGTCGACGCGCACTTGGATGCCTTCCACACCACCAAACTGGCGGAGACGCTGCTTGAAGAGGCAAGCAAAACCCAGTTCATAGTCATCAGCCTACGCCCGGAAATGGTTAATAAAGCCCAAAAAGTCTACGGCGTCTACGAACGCAACGGCATCTCAAACGTGGTGACCGCTAAATTCCCCGCGGAGGCGCCCGCATAG
- the scpB gene encoding SMC-Scp complex subunit ScpB has protein sequence MESTKDESTKPSLEAADTEHSQANERKAHVLMLLEAALYVAGRPLDMNELCQVAGSRSKKRVVSYLETLMQQYNARVSAIEILALKDERYVLQVKAEFTPLIKKLVNRPLLSSGPLKTLSYIAYRQPISQKRVVQVRGQHAYGHVKMLKDMGLIMSERMGRSLALKTTDYFADYFGLTQDMTTLKRDLRKIFGEAIKEDVAERERKEVEEEKQAMAETEASDEPDTEGKPRARLNFEGPNQP, from the coding sequence TTGGAAAGCACTAAGGACGAGTCAACTAAACCAAGCTTAGAAGCCGCCGATACAGAGCATTCTCAGGCAAACGAGCGAAAAGCGCACGTGTTGATGCTGCTTGAAGCCGCCCTCTACGTTGCGGGGCGCCCACTTGATATGAATGAGCTCTGCCAAGTTGCGGGTAGCCGCAGCAAAAAACGCGTTGTCTCATACCTTGAAACCCTCATGCAACAGTACAACGCACGCGTCAGCGCCATAGAGATATTGGCGCTCAAAGACGAACGCTACGTGTTGCAGGTTAAAGCCGAATTCACGCCCCTCATCAAAAAACTCGTCAACCGCCCCCTGCTCTCATCGGGTCCCCTAAAGACACTCAGCTACATTGCCTACCGCCAACCCATCAGCCAAAAAAGGGTGGTGCAGGTCCGGGGGCAACATGCCTATGGCCACGTGAAGATGCTTAAGGATATGGGGTTGATTATGTCGGAGCGTATGGGGCGTTCGTTGGCGCTAAAAACAACTGATTACTTCGCTGACTATTTTGGGTTAACGCAGGATATGACGACGCTGAAGCGGGATTTGCGTAAGATTTTCGGGGAAGCCATCAAGGAGGATGTGGCTGAGCGGGAACGGAAAGAGGTTGAGGAAGAGAAGCAGGCGATGGCGGAGACAGAGGCATCCGATGAGCCGGATACAGAGGGTAAGCCGCGTGCACGGCTTAACTTCGAAGGTCCCAACCAGCCCTAA
- a CDS encoding PQQ-binding-like beta-propeller repeat protein, with protein MTLLIAAALAMPIKGQTSIPSKSGSDGNQSGWNMFGHDLSGARYSTSSAPKTSHLLWQTSLGGQVRSAVTISGDKAYTGCFGGNVYALDASNGNIVWTYTTDGDVWCTPLVTNGVVYVGSNDFKFYAINAETGVLIWSIQTGGGVWSSPAIANGIVYVGSTDDNMYALDAGTGAQIWSYPTGGDIRSSPAVVNGVVFFGSQDSTFYALDAATGTKIWSSPTGDQDTYTNSSPAVADGVVYIGSTDTNLYAFRASDGATVWTFKTPAKVSSSPAVYNGLVYVGSESGDFYAINAASGKQVWTYSTDGAIYSSPAVADGVVYVGSYSPDDSVYAFDVSSGDLLWNYQTNSGVFSAPTVAGGVMFVGSYDSNVYAFGTEFTPGSTSEQTPTQNPSGYTPGKVWAPSSASGVASSAVTVGALAAVTIVATAVSSASVSSASSLSSKLLGKLGSTLQKLFPSFVKNWFESYVASKHKLRVDEKQGSLYWPSKGELLVYLVSVLTLSFSFSYVQVKSSSEFLVIFPTFVFTSLIVGLVKTYLLTIYARRRGVWTEYKLWYLGIAMFIISTVAFRAPFSSATRRVSTSNKPENFVGKVSCASILIILGFAGVFFLLLLAGFTLIAGAGLAMCLIAAFLDTIPIQPMSGADIYKYSKPIWAALFILTLSLYAIWLTHTL; from the coding sequence GTGACGCTTTTAATAGCGGCTGCTTTAGCTATGCCCATCAAAGGGCAAACCAGCATTCCATCCAAATCAGGGTCCGATGGCAACCAGAGCGGCTGGAACATGTTTGGCCATGACCTTTCAGGCGCAAGATACTCCACTTCCTCTGCACCCAAAACCAGTCACCTCCTCTGGCAAACCAGTCTTGGCGGACAAGTGCGCTCAGCAGTCACTATTTCAGGCGACAAAGCCTACACTGGCTGTTTCGGCGGAAACGTCTACGCGCTGGATGCAAGCAACGGAAACATCGTTTGGACCTACACTACAGATGGCGATGTATGGTGTACGCCGTTGGTGACTAACGGCGTTGTCTATGTTGGCTCAAACGATTTTAAATTCTACGCAATAAACGCTGAAACCGGCGTTTTAATTTGGAGTATTCAGACAGGCGGCGGTGTTTGGTCTTCTCCAGCAATCGCCAACGGAATCGTTTATGTGGGTTCAACAGACGACAACATGTATGCTTTAGACGCAGGGACCGGCGCTCAAATTTGGAGTTACCCCACAGGAGGGGACATACGAAGTTCACCGGCGGTAGTGAACGGTGTAGTGTTTTTTGGTTCACAGGACAGCACCTTCTATGCTTTGGACGCTGCTACGGGAACAAAAATTTGGAGTTCCCCCACTGGCGATCAGGACACCTACACAAACTCATCACCCGCCGTCGCTGATGGAGTAGTCTATATTGGCTCAACCGACACTAACCTTTACGCCTTTAGAGCCTCAGATGGAGCAACGGTGTGGACTTTTAAAACTCCCGCGAAAGTTTCTTCTTCTCCAGCCGTCTACAATGGACTCGTTTATGTCGGGTCTGAATCAGGGGACTTCTACGCAATCAATGCAGCTTCAGGCAAGCAGGTCTGGACTTATTCAACAGACGGCGCCATCTATTCTTCCCCCGCCGTTGCAGACGGAGTGGTCTATGTTGGTTCATACAGCCCCGATGACTCCGTTTACGCCTTTGATGTTTCTTCGGGTGATCTGCTGTGGAACTACCAGACTAACAGCGGCGTGTTTTCTGCCCCAACAGTTGCGGGCGGCGTGATGTTTGTAGGTTCATACGATAGCAACGTTTACGCTTTCGGTACAGAATTCACTCCCGGCAGCACATCCGAGCAGACTCCAACACAGAACCCTTCAGGCTACACTCCAGGAAAGGTTTGGGCGCCGTCTTCCGCTAGCGGCGTAGCCTCAAGCGCCGTAACCGTTGGAGCATTAGCTGCAGTTACCATCGTAGCCACTGCGGTGTCAAGCGCCTCCGTTTCCTCGGCGTCTTCGCTTTCAAGCAAACTTCTGGGTAAGTTAGGGAGCACTCTTCAGAAGTTGTTTCCCAGCTTTGTTAAAAATTGGTTTGAAAGCTACGTAGCCTCGAAACATAAGTTAAGGGTCGATGAAAAACAGGGGTCGCTGTATTGGCCGTCAAAGGGTGAACTTTTGGTATATTTGGTGTCTGTTCTGACTCTTTCTTTCTCCTTTTCATACGTTCAAGTAAAATCCTCCTCAGAATTTCTAGTTATCTTTCCAACGTTTGTCTTCACGAGCCTTATCGTTGGTTTAGTTAAAACTTACTTGCTAACAATCTATGCAAGACGACGAGGCGTCTGGACAGAATACAAGCTATGGTACTTGGGCATAGCGATGTTCATAATTTCGACCGTAGCTTTCCGCGCGCCCTTCTCTTCGGCGACAAGAAGGGTGAGCACATCAAACAAGCCGGAGAACTTTGTTGGGAAGGTATCCTGCGCAAGCATCCTAATTATTCTAGGCTTTGCAGGCGTATTCTTTTTACTACTCTTAGCTGGATTTACCTTGATCGCTGGAGCAGGTTTAGCGATGTGCCTTATAGCGGCTTTCCTTGACACCATTCCCATCCAACCCATGAGTGGAGCAGACATCTACAAGTACAGTAAACCTATCTGGGCTGCCCTGTTCATCTTAACCCTCTCGCTATATGCAATTTGGCTAACTCATACCCTGTAG
- a CDS encoding PQQ-binding-like beta-propeller repeat protein has product MQNKKLITLSLIIILAISILAIYIPQANAAKKSYAIVGAVPNPIGVNQETLIAVGITEATQATELGWKGLTVTVTRPDGTNETLGPFDTDSTGATGTVFIPTMVGNYTLQSHFPGQWENYTGVGFFGPFTFSEYYEASDSAPLTLIVQEEPIKLYPGNALPGEYWTRPIDSQLREWYTLAGSWLYTPANNFAPYNFAPESAHVLWTEPLTLGGLVGGDYGLIGSGGTSVGMGIGDAYEGKWSSRIILDGRLYYSESAAGGLTSPTPPVTYHCVDLRTGEEYWQKEFPNNASISFGQLLYWQSMNYQGTYGYLYEQTGGASFFGPPAPAVWTAFDAYTGNWRFTINNVPAGTLLRDDRGALYILQSDLINGWMALWNMSAFCTWGSSGFNSASWGNSVNGQTFTVGNDARSLAAYSWNKTIPKTLEGSVVATFFGDRMVGSNVGGGFGGAAAPSNVAVWAVSLKQGQEGTVLFNTHWTAPSDWTKGNQSLNWAATSQEDEMGVIWAKETRTHYGVSFTDGKLVWGPSEPQYYMDIYEGTQLTSHFIAYNKLYASGVSGILYCYDVKTGDSLWQYAAQDPYTEMLWNNNWWLSIPFISDGKVYIGSGEHSPNQPLPRGAPFGCVNATDGTLIWRINGMFRQTGWGGNAIIGDSVIATMDTYDQRVYAIGKGPSAMTAEAPLSGVQLGNSVTLRGTITDISPGTNSQSLSMRFPNGVPAVSDESMSDWMLYVYKQFAKPANATGLTIDLSVVDGNGNYREIGTTTSDADGFFSYNWTPDIEGSYTVYASFGGSAAYYPSHAVTAFSVDQAPTPAPTAEPVSGYVTASDLLTYLAAGVIAIIIAIAIATLLIMRKH; this is encoded by the coding sequence ATGCAAAATAAAAAATTGATAACCCTCTCTTTGATTATTATTTTAGCTATTTCGATACTGGCGATTTATATTCCACAAGCAAACGCGGCGAAAAAAAGCTATGCAATAGTGGGAGCAGTGCCTAACCCCATCGGAGTGAATCAGGAAACACTTATTGCTGTAGGCATCACTGAAGCAACTCAGGCAACTGAGCTTGGCTGGAAAGGATTAACGGTAACTGTTACTAGACCAGACGGCACAAACGAGACTCTTGGACCATTTGATACAGACTCGACAGGCGCCACAGGAACAGTCTTCATCCCCACTATGGTGGGTAACTATACGTTGCAGTCGCATTTTCCAGGACAATGGGAAAACTATACTGGCGTGGGCTTTTTTGGGCCATTTACTTTCAGTGAATACTACGAGGCAAGCGACAGTGCTCCGCTAACATTGATAGTGCAAGAAGAACCCATCAAGCTCTATCCCGGCAACGCGCTTCCAGGAGAATACTGGACACGACCAATCGACTCGCAGCTCAGAGAATGGTACACTCTTGCTGGAAGCTGGCTATACACCCCAGCCAACAACTTTGCCCCCTACAACTTTGCCCCTGAAAGCGCACATGTACTCTGGACTGAACCTTTAACGCTAGGCGGGCTTGTCGGCGGCGACTATGGCCTTATTGGTTCCGGCGGAACATCGGTGGGCATGGGCATCGGCGACGCATATGAAGGCAAATGGAGCAGCAGAATAATTCTGGATGGGCGGCTTTACTATTCAGAAAGTGCGGCTGGCGGATTGACATCACCTACACCTCCAGTTACATATCACTGCGTGGATTTGCGGACTGGTGAAGAGTACTGGCAGAAAGAATTCCCCAACAACGCTTCAATATCGTTTGGGCAGCTGTTATACTGGCAATCAATGAACTACCAAGGAACCTACGGCTACCTATATGAGCAAACAGGCGGCGCATCATTCTTCGGTCCACCTGCCCCTGCAGTTTGGACGGCATTTGACGCCTACACAGGCAACTGGCGATTCACCATCAACAACGTTCCCGCTGGAACACTGCTGCGTGACGATAGAGGCGCACTCTACATACTGCAATCTGACTTGATCAACGGTTGGATGGCACTTTGGAACATGAGCGCATTCTGCACATGGGGCAGTTCCGGCTTTAACTCTGCAAGCTGGGGCAACTCAGTAAACGGCCAAACATTCACTGTCGGCAACGACGCAAGATCTTTAGCTGCATACTCATGGAACAAAACTATACCTAAAACTTTGGAAGGCAGCGTTGTAGCAACCTTCTTCGGCGACCGCATGGTCGGATCCAATGTCGGCGGAGGCTTCGGAGGAGCAGCAGCTCCATCTAACGTGGCGGTTTGGGCAGTCAGCTTAAAGCAAGGACAGGAAGGAACAGTGCTATTTAACACTCATTGGACGGCGCCATCGGACTGGACAAAAGGCAACCAGTCGCTTAACTGGGCGGCAACCAGCCAAGAAGACGAAATGGGAGTAATTTGGGCAAAAGAAACAAGGACACATTATGGTGTCAGCTTCACTGATGGAAAGCTGGTTTGGGGACCATCAGAACCACAATACTACATGGACATCTACGAGGGCACCCAGCTTACCTCGCATTTCATAGCATACAACAAACTCTACGCTAGCGGCGTCAGCGGCATCCTATACTGCTATGACGTAAAAACAGGTGACAGCCTATGGCAATATGCAGCCCAAGACCCCTACACAGAGATGCTTTGGAACAACAACTGGTGGCTCTCGATACCCTTCATCAGCGACGGAAAAGTCTACATTGGCTCAGGTGAACACTCACCCAACCAGCCGCTGCCACGGGGCGCACCATTTGGATGCGTGAATGCAACGGATGGAACCCTGATTTGGCGGATAAACGGCATGTTTAGACAAACTGGATGGGGAGGCAACGCAATTATCGGCGACAGCGTAATCGCGACCATGGATACATACGACCAAAGAGTATACGCTATCGGTAAAGGACCGAGCGCAATGACTGCAGAGGCACCACTGAGCGGTGTACAACTTGGCAACTCTGTTACATTACGTGGGACAATCACTGATATTTCTCCAGGCACTAACAGCCAATCGTTGTCGATGCGGTTCCCCAACGGCGTACCAGCGGTTTCTGACGAAAGCATGAGTGATTGGATGCTGTATGTGTACAAGCAATTCGCGAAACCCGCCAACGCTACAGGGTTGACAATCGACCTCAGCGTTGTCGACGGCAACGGCAACTACCGAGAAATAGGCACAACTACAAGCGATGCAGACGGCTTCTTCAGCTATAACTGGACCCCCGATATAGAGGGCTCATACACGGTCTACGCGTCATTCGGCGGCAGCGCAGCATACTACCCCTCACATGCAGTTACAGCGTTCAGCGTTGATCAGGCACCTACACCAGCACCAACAGCGGAACCTGTCTCAGGATACGTTACAGCTAGCGACCTACTTACCTATCTGGCAGCCGGCGTTATCGCCATAATAATCGCCATAGCCATCGCTACACTGCTAATCATGAGAAAACATTAG